From Micromonospora echinospora, one genomic window encodes:
- a CDS encoding sulfotransferase family protein, with protein sequence MIAMPPPSPVFVAGTGRSGTSLIADVIGEHPQFYRIPMETRFLVDPGGLRDLADALTCRYDPLAGEDALHRLSDILTAGVPGRRDDRGKTVPEIVGEQRYRDAVERLWPQLIACVFDEFAPAEWFGNADRPTGPFDPRSRRRVIPKHFTDRRELLGILRGLIDTMFAGAAADAGKPTWCEKTPFNLLYMDFLWELVPEATIVHIKRHPVSAIASFVAQPWAPPTVDGALAYVKPIYDQWLSWKETADLAGRRYVEVRAEDLAADWPGQRAALFERLGVDDVATPSFFRSQELSNRENDFDHATRKLVERALGDVIPAMGYA encoded by the coding sequence ATGATCGCCATGCCTCCCCCCTCACCAGTCTTCGTCGCGGGCACGGGTCGTTCAGGAACGTCACTGATCGCCGACGTAATTGGCGAACACCCGCAGTTTTACCGGATTCCCATGGAAACACGATTCCTCGTCGATCCGGGTGGCCTCCGGGACCTGGCGGACGCGCTCACCTGTCGCTACGACCCCCTCGCCGGCGAGGATGCCCTGCACAGGCTGAGCGACATCCTCACGGCAGGGGTGCCCGGCAGGCGCGACGATCGCGGTAAGACCGTCCCCGAGATTGTTGGCGAGCAGCGCTATCGGGACGCGGTGGAACGGCTCTGGCCGCAGCTGATCGCCTGCGTATTCGACGAGTTCGCACCCGCGGAGTGGTTCGGGAACGCCGACCGGCCCACGGGGCCGTTCGATCCGCGGAGCCGCCGGCGGGTCATTCCGAAGCATTTCACTGATCGGCGCGAATTGCTCGGGATCCTCCGTGGACTCATCGACACGATGTTCGCTGGAGCGGCCGCCGACGCGGGCAAGCCTACGTGGTGCGAGAAGACACCCTTCAACCTTCTCTACATGGACTTCCTGTGGGAACTCGTACCCGAGGCCACCATTGTCCACATCAAGCGTCATCCGGTCTCGGCGATCGCGTCCTTCGTCGCCCAGCCGTGGGCACCGCCCACGGTTGACGGTGCCCTTGCGTACGTCAAGCCGATCTACGACCAGTGGCTTTCCTGGAAGGAGACGGCCGACCTGGCGGGCAGACGGTATGTCGAGGTGAGGGCAGAGGATCTTGCGGCCGACTGGCCCGGGCAACGGGCCGCCCTGTTCGAACGGCTCGGCGTCGACGACGTCGCGACACCGTCGTTTTTTAGATCACAGGAACTGAGCAATCGCGAGAACGACTTCGACCACGCGACCCGCAAGTTGGTCGAGCGGGCACTCGGCGATGTCATCCCGGCTATGGGATATGCATAG
- a CDS encoding Gfo/Idh/MocA family protein, with protein MAGPLNIGVVGAGNISGEYLETLTRMPNVHVAQVATRDVRQAQEAVAPFPGTRATSLSQLYGSDEVGLVLNLTTPEAHLEVSLAAIAAGKHIYGEKPLAMTTEEARSILARASAAGVRVGCAPDTVLGVGIQTARMCVDSGDIGTPIAATAFMTTPGHERWHPDPEFYYRAGGGPLFDMGPYYLSALVLLLGPVRRVSGLSSKPRDTRTIGSGPRAGTTFVVDVATHVTGVLEHEGGALSTIMMSFDVWASKLPRIEVYGTEGTLMVPDPGTFAVDVHICRAGDPTWHRPPVLGGCSGAARGIGVADMAHAIAAGTAHRASAELAYHVLDVMESLLTAAESDRSRRVDSSFERPAPVPAGTPDLLYAG; from the coding sequence ATGGCAGGCCCGTTAAACATCGGCGTCGTGGGCGCCGGCAACATCAGCGGCGAATATCTCGAAACGCTGACGAGAATGCCGAACGTGCATGTCGCGCAGGTGGCGACCCGCGATGTCCGACAAGCTCAGGAGGCCGTCGCCCCGTTCCCGGGGACACGGGCGACCAGCCTCTCGCAGCTGTACGGCTCGGACGAGGTGGGCCTCGTCCTCAACCTCACCACGCCGGAGGCGCACCTGGAGGTCTCACTGGCCGCGATCGCTGCGGGCAAGCACATCTACGGGGAAAAGCCGCTCGCCATGACCACCGAGGAAGCCCGTTCGATACTCGCCAGAGCGTCCGCCGCCGGGGTACGGGTCGGCTGCGCACCGGACACCGTCCTGGGAGTCGGTATCCAGACGGCGCGGATGTGTGTGGACAGTGGGGACATCGGTACCCCGATCGCGGCGACCGCGTTCATGACCACGCCGGGGCACGAACGATGGCACCCCGACCCGGAGTTCTACTACCGGGCCGGGGGCGGCCCGCTGTTCGACATGGGCCCGTACTACCTGTCCGCCCTGGTTCTCCTGCTCGGTCCGGTGCGACGCGTCTCCGGCCTGTCGTCCAAGCCGCGAGACACGCGCACGATCGGCAGCGGCCCCCGGGCCGGTACGACGTTCGTGGTGGACGTGGCAACCCACGTCACCGGGGTGCTGGAGCACGAGGGCGGAGCGCTGTCCACCATCATGATGAGCTTCGACGTATGGGCGAGCAAGCTTCCCCGGATCGAGGTGTACGGCACCGAAGGCACGTTGATGGTGCCCGATCCGGGTACCTTCGCCGTCGACGTCCACATCTGCCGCGCTGGCGACCCGACCTGGCACAGGCCGCCGGTTCTCGGCGGCTGTTCCGGCGCGGCCCGGGGCATCGGCGTCGCCGACATGGCACATGCAATAGCGGCGGGCACGGCGCACCGGGCGAGTGCCGAACTCGCGTATCACGTGCTCGACGTCATGGAATCACTGCTGACGGCGGCGGAATCCGACCGCAGCCGCCGGGTGGACAGCAGCTTCGAGCGCCCGGCCCCGGTGCCCGCCGGTACGCCGGACCTCCTCTACGCGGGATGA
- a CDS encoding AAA family ATPase, with protein MRLHRLTMTAFGPFPQTVSVDFEALTADGLFLIHGDTGAGKTTILDGICFALYGTVPGSRDDAKSLHSHHASPGRGPSVELDVTLTNRRLLITRTPEWTRPRKRGTGTTREGAHVEIIEQLPDQTQSFVTRDHREAADLITAEIGLDVHQFCQVVLLPQGGFARFLQASPDDRQGLLRHLFDIDIFTRAERWLADHRTQLGQQERAALGAIRDLTQRFAEVVKVEVPADLDKPDALVELEVWAALHRDRVGGLVEALTHSIAVGAAEEQRLDQARQAAATLAAQQHEYRAAVQQRDELTMRKPEREQWKRQVDLARAAAGLKPYLDQVDRRQDQLDRLRRKAFEHLESLPADVTVLPGHTSSPGPDCWDAVDVAHLDLDALTRAEQTRTAQLHAAEGAIDSEARRTKLLRQQTTVSKKLEDLASRSEKVNALLAELPTQHAAVAARQEQALAVAAGQAAAELLLAEAQKQTKACKRRDDLAGQLTTAQEERRAAIDRHQAAEARHLDVRQRRLAGMAAELAGELRPGQPCGVCGSPEHPDPAGAAADAVSAADEELAEAEAGERLNERRSAEITVERINAQLKEVTEAAGDLTTAQATSKATEARKSVRAATEAAKLAKELGAQLETLDVLLADQHREAAEIGRDEAAATTQQAALTEQITELTETIDAIRGEDKSLRLRMTRLDRELAEIKAAASSLGEWRQAAKELSEAHREAHHHLHLSEFPDAVAARRAALANPELIELQERIDAFDSEYNKIAGRMQDPTLLAAAHEPPPDVDGSEQAYQTARQRATELHAQHGLAVRQHDRLKQLGPDLVNALAQWKPIRAEYEIGNRLAQLVEGKSTDSNTRMTLSTYVLTHRFRHVVMAANTRLGQVTYNRYLLRHVTESDTGRRAGRNGLGLSVIDAWTGQERRPATLSGGETFLVSLCLALGLSDVVLAEAGGTQLGSLFVDEGFGSLDQEALDQVLDALDALRSGGRTVGLVSHVAELRRRIPSRLHVRKTATGSSVLVEAQVLD; from the coding sequence ATGCGACTTCACCGGCTGACCATGACCGCGTTCGGACCGTTTCCCCAAACGGTCAGCGTCGACTTCGAGGCGCTCACGGCTGACGGCCTGTTCCTGATCCACGGTGACACCGGTGCGGGAAAGACCACGATTCTGGACGGGATCTGCTTCGCCTTGTACGGAACCGTACCCGGCTCACGGGACGACGCCAAGTCGCTGCACTCCCACCACGCCAGTCCTGGTCGCGGCCCCAGTGTCGAACTGGACGTCACCCTGACCAACAGGCGATTGTTGATCACTCGTACCCCAGAATGGACCCGCCCCCGCAAGCGCGGTACCGGAACCACGCGCGAAGGCGCACATGTCGAGATCATCGAGCAACTGCCGGATCAGACTCAGTCGTTCGTCACCCGTGACCATCGGGAAGCCGCTGACCTGATCACGGCCGAGATCGGCCTCGACGTCCACCAGTTCTGCCAGGTGGTCCTGCTGCCCCAAGGCGGGTTCGCCAGATTCCTGCAGGCATCTCCCGACGACCGGCAAGGGCTTCTGCGGCACCTTTTCGACATCGATATCTTCACTCGCGCCGAGCGTTGGCTGGCCGATCACCGCACGCAACTCGGCCAGCAGGAACGTGCCGCCCTCGGCGCGATCCGCGACCTGACGCAGCGCTTCGCCGAGGTGGTCAAGGTAGAGGTGCCCGCGGACCTCGACAAGCCCGATGCCCTGGTCGAGCTGGAGGTGTGGGCTGCCTTGCACCGAGACCGGGTTGGTGGCCTGGTGGAAGCCCTGACCCACAGCATTGCTGTCGGTGCGGCAGAGGAACAGCGCCTCGACCAGGCCCGGCAGGCAGCCGCAACACTCGCCGCGCAGCAACACGAGTACCGTGCGGCGGTCCAGCAGCGCGACGAGTTGACAATGCGCAAGCCGGAGCGTGAACAGTGGAAACGCCAGGTCGACCTCGCCCGCGCTGCAGCGGGGCTGAAGCCGTACCTGGACCAGGTCGACCGCCGACAGGACCAACTTGACCGGCTCCGCCGGAAGGCGTTCGAACACCTCGAATCCCTGCCGGCCGACGTAACGGTGCTGCCGGGCCACACCTCGTCGCCGGGTCCGGACTGTTGGGACGCCGTCGACGTGGCCCACCTCGACCTCGACGCGCTGACCCGCGCGGAGCAGACCCGTACCGCACAACTTCATGCGGCCGAAGGCGCGATCGACAGCGAGGCCCGACGGACCAAACTGCTGCGTCAGCAGACGACGGTCAGTAAGAAGCTTGAGGATCTGGCCAGCAGGAGCGAGAAGGTCAACGCCCTCCTCGCTGAGCTGCCTACCCAGCATGCCGCGGTTGCCGCTCGGCAGGAGCAGGCCCTCGCTGTGGCCGCTGGCCAGGCAGCCGCCGAACTATTGCTGGCCGAGGCGCAGAAGCAGACCAAGGCGTGCAAGCGGCGGGACGACCTCGCCGGGCAGCTCACGACCGCCCAGGAGGAACGGCGTGCTGCCATCGACCGCCACCAGGCCGCAGAGGCCCGGCACCTTGACGTGCGGCAGCGCCGACTGGCCGGCATGGCGGCAGAACTCGCCGGTGAGCTGCGGCCTGGGCAGCCCTGCGGGGTCTGTGGCTCCCCGGAACACCCCGATCCCGCCGGGGCCGCGGCCGACGCCGTCTCCGCCGCTGACGAGGAACTCGCCGAGGCTGAGGCGGGCGAGCGGCTCAATGAACGCCGGAGCGCTGAGATCACCGTCGAGCGCATCAATGCCCAACTCAAGGAAGTCACCGAAGCGGCCGGCGACCTGACGACAGCCCAGGCGACGTCGAAGGCGACCGAGGCACGCAAGTCGGTCCGGGCCGCGACCGAGGCAGCGAAACTGGCCAAGGAACTCGGCGCCCAACTGGAAACCCTCGACGTGCTGCTGGCCGATCAACACCGCGAGGCCGCCGAGATCGGCCGCGATGAGGCAGCGGCGACGACCCAACAGGCCGCCCTGACCGAGCAGATCACCGAACTCACCGAAACCATCGACGCCATCCGCGGCGAGGACAAGAGCCTACGGCTGCGGATGACTCGACTGGATCGGGAACTCGCTGAGATCAAGGCCGCAGCGAGCAGCCTGGGGGAGTGGCGACAGGCAGCAAAGGAACTCTCCGAGGCCCACCGTGAGGCGCACCACCACCTGCACCTGTCCGAGTTCCCCGACGCCGTGGCAGCGCGTAGAGCAGCCCTGGCCAACCCCGAGCTGATCGAACTGCAGGAACGAATCGACGCCTTCGACAGCGAGTACAACAAGATCGCAGGACGAATGCAGGACCCCACCCTGCTCGCGGCCGCACACGAACCACCACCAGACGTCGACGGCAGCGAACAGGCCTACCAAACCGCGAGACAACGAGCCACCGAGCTGCATGCCCAGCACGGCCTTGCCGTCAGGCAACACGACCGACTGAAGCAGCTGGGCCCCGACCTGGTCAACGCCCTCGCCCAATGGAAGCCCATCCGCGCGGAGTACGAGATCGGCAACCGGCTCGCCCAACTCGTCGAGGGCAAGAGCACCGACAGCAATACCCGGATGACCCTCTCCACGTATGTGCTGACCCACCGGTTCCGGCACGTCGTGATGGCCGCGAACACCCGCCTCGGGCAGGTCACCTACAACCGGTACCTGCTGCGCCACGTCACCGAGTCAGACACAGGCCGCCGCGCCGGGCGAAACGGGCTCGGCCTGTCCGTCATCGATGCGTGGACTGGCCAGGAGCGGCGCCCGGCCACGCTTTCCGGCGGTGAAACTTTCCTGGTCTCTCTGTGTCTTGCCCTCGGCCTCAGCGATGTCGTCCTGGCCGAGGCAGGCGGCACCCAACTGGGTAGCCTGTTCGTCGACGAGGGCTTCGGCAGTCTCGATCAAGAGGCGCTCGATCAGGTGCTCGACGCGCTCGACGCCCTGCGCTCCGGTGGCCGAACCGTCGGACTGGTCAGCCACGTCGCGGAACTGCGCAGGCGCATACCCTCGCGCCTACACGTGCGCAAGACAGCCACCGGCTCATCCGTGCTCGTCGAGGCTCAGGTGCTCGACTGA